A window of Daucus carota subsp. sativus chromosome 2, DH1 v3.0, whole genome shotgun sequence genomic DNA:
GATTAGTACtgacatttaaatatttttcttaactcTGTTCAAACTCTAATGATCTGttgtatttttcagaaatagaCAAGATCCTAAGAACGATTGGAAAATGTTTGAAGCAATTCAGCCAATTGCCACAGCCACCAGTGAGCTATATTCAAACTGATGCAAACAATTTGATTGTTGATGAAACCAGTTACGACATAGAGGAAATGGAGAGAGAGTTTCTCAAACTTCATTCAAATTGCAACCCTGAACAACTATCAGTCTATGATGCCGTTTTTCAATCTGTGACTGAAAACAAAGGAggtgttttctttgtttatggGAGCGGCGGCTGTGGTAAGACATATGTTTGGAAGACTCTAATTTACAAGTTGAGATCACAGGGAAAGATTGTTCTGCCAGTGGCTTCCTCGGGTATCGCAGCTACCTTAATGCCTGGAGGAAGGACAGCCCACTCCCGTTTCAAGATCCCAATTGTATTGGATGAATATTCCTCATGTGCAATAAATCTGAATTCGGATATTGCTAATCTAATCAAGTGCACGAGTCTGATTATATGGGACGAGGCTCCCATGCAACACAGGTACGCATTTGAATGTCTAGACCGATCACTGAGAGACATAATGAAAACTCTTAATCCGGACAATTTCAACAAGCCGTTTGGAGGTATCACCGTTCTACTCGGTGGAGATTTTCGGCAGATATTGCCAGTCATCAACATGGGAGGTCGTGCTGACATTGTGGCTGCATGCATAACTCGGTCAAGAATATGGAAAGAGGCAATCATTTTCATCTTAAAGCAAAACATGAGACTTAACCAAGGACAGAATGCTGAGGAAAAGGAGAATTTACGCAAGTTTGCTGAATGGGTACTTCAAATCGGTGATGGCAAGTTATCTCCTCCAACTGATGAATTAAGTGTTGTTGATGAAGATTCAATCATGATTCCAGCAGATTTTGTGATCCAGAAACTGAAAACTCTGTTAAAAATATGATTGAGTGGACGTATCCCAGTTTTACCACAAACTTTCAAAATCCTGCTTATCTTAGTGAGAGAGCAATATTGACGCCGACCAATGTCACTGTTGCTCACTTGAATTCCAATATTGTTGAGACAATTCCGGGAGATCAAGCTTCTTACTATAGTGTTGACAGAGCGGAGGATTTTGGTGGCAGCGATTCTGATCTTAGTTTTGCATTCCCCCCTGAATATATCAACTCATACAATATTCCAGGTCTTCCGCATCATGAACTGAAACTAAAGGTTGGCGTGGCTGTTATGTTAATGCGAAACTTAAACCAGACGCTTGGACTGTGCAACGGGACCAGAATGATGATCACAAAGTGCCTGAAGCATTGTGTTCAGTGTGAGGTAATATGTGGAGCATTTGCAGGTACGAAACACTTTATTCCAAGGATGGAACTCTTTCCAACCGAAACCAAGCTACCATTCAAGCTGATTCGCAAGCAAATGCCGCTGCAAATTTGTTATTCCATGACGATCAACAAAGCTCAAGGACAGTCTCTACAAAGAGTTGGTCTTTATCTTCCGAAGTCAGTTTTTACACACGGACAAATGTACGTGGCTGTAAGTCGGGTTACCTCACCTGAAGGTTTGAAGATGTTCATTGATTCTGATCATGGTGTTCCAACTAATGTTACCAGAAATGTAGTCTACCAAGAAGTTTTCTACAATCTCCCTAAGCTGTAATCTAAGCTGTTCTTTgcaaattagaattttatatcCTAAGTATTGAATGTTAAGACATGATTTATTAGACAATCCAAGACAAGGCTTATTAGACAATGCCTATTAATTTCTAAGCTGTTAATTGTTTTGTTGGCTGTTAGTTGTTGTTTATCTCTTATCTAAATGTAAAGATGACTCACCCTGTCCAAATTCTGTTACAGAGGATTGTAGTCCCAGGAGACAAGTTCTTTGTCTAACAAATGAAGGAGTAGAATTCCTCCATACAAAAACAAGGCACCACCAGACAATTGATCCAGTGTTTAGATAATCTTCTTCACCTAATGTTACTTGAAatttttctgtcaaatttatattCGAAATGTCTCtgtcaaatttaaaaaacaatgtGGAGGAGATAGTACATCTCAATACATACAGTCTGTATTCTTCCAGTCAAACTTCCTAATATGGAAAGCAATGACCACATAAACATGCACACTCCTTTTCAGGACATGTACTATAGTACTCATTTTTGACATGTAGTACTTCTTTTCATCAAAGTAGTGTTCCTCGgttttagattattaaaatcTTATATCTTTCTTACGATTTACACATTACATCTTATCTTCCCCACATCATAAAGACCCCCATCAGTTATTACACATCTTATAGTCTTCATTCTTCACTACACCTACCAGATCTGAGATCCCACCAAGGTATGCACATCTATTTCAAAGACTACCAACATTGTAGAACTTATAGCTAGCTGTAACTCACAACTGTACTAACTACATACTCATATTTATTACATTTCAGATCTAGGCATCAAGATGATGTTTAACAAATTCCAGAAGCTGCAGAATCTTCACACAGACAAAACTGAATGGACCATACGCGCTCGAGCTCAGTCCATCTGGGAGGGGATTAATCGTACAACTAATGAATTTAAAGGACTGAATGTCATGTTAATTGATGATTCGGTAACAACAGAATACAATATCTATTTATACCCTCATTTATGTGTTCATTCCTATTGTATGCTAAGCTATAACTATGTTTTGCCTGTAGAGTACTCGAATTCATGCTTTTTTGAATGCAAAGATATCTGATTTTTTCAAAGAAGATCTGAAGGAAGGCAACATCTATCGTATATCTAATTTTCATGTCAAAAAGTATGAAGGACCCGAAAAGAATAGGGTAGTTCGAAATGAGAAACACATATACTTTGACAACTACACAAAATTGGTTGCAGAGAAAACAAATGCCACCTTTTTCCCCACCTATGCTTTTGAtttatatgatcttgaagatgcTTCTAGATTTGTCACTGATGAACGTTTTCTGATAGGTAAACGAACCTAACCGCTACATTGCTACATTTAATGTATTGTTCATAGATTTCttgaaattgaataataaatttgtttttatagatgTGGTTGGTGtgataacaaacaaaaatgTGGAACGTGTATACTCAAAAGATGACAACACTAGATCGCACATCCGATTTGTCATTACTGATGGAAGGTATTTGATTTCAATACAGTGAGCCCTGAAATGATTAAAGTCACATGAAAATAACTTCAAAAACTAATACAATTTTTATCCTTCATTCTGTCTATAGTTGTGAGTTGAGGGTGACTTTCTTCAATGAACTTGCTGAGCAACTTGAGAAACAATTGAAACATACCGCTGAAGAACAAGTTACCATCATAATTGCAAGTGCGAAAGTGAATCAACACGAGGGTAAAAACTCTGTTAGATGGCATGTTTTACATAATACGAACCACTTCTAGCCGCAAAGTCCTGTTTTAGCCTTATATTGTTATTgagtttcaaataaattattttatgttgCGGATTTCTTTATGAATAGGATTGACATGTCTGAACAACTATCCAGCCACCAGATTTTATCTAAATCCAGACCACTACAGTGTCAAAATTCTGAAGACAAGGTTT
This region includes:
- the LOC135150527 gene encoding uncharacterized protein LOC135150527 encodes the protein MIEWTYPSFTTNFQNPAYLSERAILTPTNVTVAHLNSNIVETIPGDQASYYSVDRAEDFGGSDSDLSFAFPPEYINSYNIPGLPHHELKLKVGVAVMLMRNLNQTLGLCNGTRMMITKCLKHCVQCEVICGAFAGTKHFIPRMELFPTETKLPFKLIRKQMPLQICYSMTINKAQGQSLQRVGLYLPKSVFTHGQMYVAVSRVTSPEGLKMFIDSDHGVPTNVTRNVVYQEVFYNLPKL